CCACTGGAAACACCCCCTGTATCCAGCTTGACGTTAGGGACATCCAATTGTCCCTTAATGGAAAAAGGATAATCCTGTTTCATCTTCGCCTGTTGAGCGATTAATCCGACCAAGGCATTTTGCTGCATCTTCAACTGGCCTGATACATCCACGAACCAACGTGGCAAATCAACCGACCCTGTAGCCGACCCGTTTGCGATCTTGGATGACAAAACTGCCTGCCTTAACCGGGCCACACCTTGGGTAATATCGACTTTGGCATTCACATCTGCGAGCCCCTTGGCCGGATTTGTCCCGGACAAGACAGCCAAAAGATTCAGAATATCCAGTGGCGAGCCCTGTTTCCCTTTGCCCCCGACCGAGACTTTTTGCAAAGCCAAATCCGCTTGTCCTTTCAGGTTGGACACCAGATCAAACTCGCTTATTCCCACGGTTGATAAATGCGCTGTTCCAGAAACACCACCATCAGCCTGTGTCTTGGAACCTGTTTGCGTTAAGAACTGTTTGAGCTTTATCCCACGGGCCTTGAGCTGTGTTTCAATCTGTGCCTGTTGCTGTCCCACAATTTTGGAAGTGGCTGAAATCTCCCCACCAAAAACATCACCACGAGCCTGTTCAATCACCAGCACACCCTCTTTTTGCTGCGCTTTAATTTCCAGATTTTCCGCCTTCATTTTTTTGCGCAACAAGGCTGCAATTTTCAGATGAATATCCGCATCGACAGAGGACAGCATTGACAGGTCAATCGGCTCTTGCGACCAACGCGACGAAAGATTTGTGCTGCGCGGCACTGTAGAGGTAGAAGAGGGGCGATTATTATGTGCCACAGACCTGTTTTGAGGAACCGATGTTTGTTTTGCCATAAAGGGATCAAGGCGCAACTGCCCCATCTTTAAAGCCATATTAACATAAGGCTTTGTCCCTTGCTTATAAAGCATATCCCCACTTACACTGGTAGGCCCCACTTGCCCGGTGATATTTTTCAAAGAGACCTGTGAAAGATCAAAAATCACATCGCTATTCAGATCAATCCCGCCTACACGAGCAGAAGGCTGATAAGAAAGCCCCAATCCCCTTGTCAATTTTGACAAATCAGCAATTTGCAGGTTCACGCTTGCCTCGCCCTTAGGGACAGGCAAGGCATCTACCTGTCCAGCAACAATGACACTTGTCCCCAGCCCATTCAGATGTAAATCAACATCCGGTGCCAACAGGTTGCCATTCAATGTTGCCTTTGCAGAAAGCGGGCCTATCTTTTTCCAGTTCAGAACCTGCCCAGCCCCAAACATACGCGCAGCCCCGACAAAGCTTTTCCCCGAAGCACTGACACTGAGGTTGTCAGCATTCAAGCCATTTTCGTCCGGCTTTAATGCCCCTGATGCTGCAATCGACACCCCGGCTAAAGAGCCGACAGATGCCTTTTGAATTTCCACCCCGCCATTATAGATTGTCGCATTCAACACGACATTTTTTACATTCTGTTTTTGATAGGTAATCTGACCTGCGGTCAAATTTAAATTCGCATCAAATTCTTTCAGAAGCTTCAGGGCTTTAAACGGAGAAGCCGAAACAGGTGCCTGTTTGACAGAAGTCGGCTCAGCGGTTGTCGACGAACTGGTAACAGAAGAAGGCACCGGTTGAACCGATACGGGCGAAGCCAAATAGGCATCCGCATTTAAACGATCCAATGCAAGGCTTGCCCCAAAAGACGGGCGGCTGCGCAAGGCAATAGTTGAAGCCCCCTTGACTGTGGACCCATCCATCCGGGCCAGTACATCATAGAGACGAATATTCTCGCTATTGGCCGCAATTTGGGACGTCAGGGCCAGTTGTTGCAAACGACCTGCCTGCACAGAAGCAACATCTACATCCAGCCATTTCAACATACCGCGCAAATGGGTGATATTGACATCCAGCGAACCATCAAATTGCAGCTCTCCCTCACGCGCACCGGCCACACCGACCAGATTGACCTCACCAGCACCGGGCAATAGTGCCGAAAATCGTTCCAATGCAACCGCCCCCTCATTCAACGAGGCAGCAACCTGTAACTGACGCACCGCATCATCTTTCAGTATCAAGGCTTCCACATTCAAGGCAAGCCGAGCCTCAAGGTCTGTCGGCAATGAAAAGGAGGAAGCTTCTTTTTTTAGCGCTGGCATTTCACGTTTGGGGCTATCCAAGACAGCAGAAACACGTGAACCTGAACGTCCCTCTGATAAATTGGAAGGGGTAATCACCCTCTTAAGCGGGGCGGGCGCAATGACTTGATAAGGTTTGGCCTCAATCCAGGCATCTGCGTCAATTTTGCTGAAAGACGCTTGAGCCTCAAGGGTCTTTTGCCCCTCCTCCTTATAAGTGAGCTGCAACATCCCCCGGTCTTGCCCAAGGGAAAGCGTCAAACCATCTTCACCAAACGACAGGCTTTTAGAGGTTGCACTGATTTCGCCATCAAGACTAAAGGCACGATTTAAACCACC
This sequence is a window from Terasakiella sp. SH-1. Protein-coding genes within it:
- a CDS encoding AsmA family protein; the encoded protein is MKKILIGLGSVIALFAVAVLVVPGFIDWSGYRAQIAQEVKKATQRDLLIGGDISLSLLPSPVLKVSDVHFANAKGAQSPDMFSARQVDVRVALMPLLGGTIHVQSIRMIKPVINLEILADGRGNWVFEPADVGDKISTPTRSDEPSFQDAEKVEDYSLPLQIDDFIIEDGTLFFSNPAQAVREEITDINSRFAIGALNGPFEAAATMKIRGIPVGLEGSVGQVVYGRTASFASQITLAHGNVSSRFTGTFVNLSEGPKVKGKITMTGESLAGMLSAFDGRTEQPGGLNRAFSLDGEISATSKSLSFGEDGLTLSLGQDRGMLQLTYKEEGQKTLEAQASFSKIDADAWIEAKPYQVIAPAPLKRVITPSNLSEGRSGSRVSAVLDSPKREMPALKKEASSFSLPTDLEARLALNVEALILKDDAVRQLQVAASLNEGAVALERFSALLPGAGEVNLVGVAGAREGELQFDGSLDVNITHLRGMLKWLDVDVASVQAGRLQQLALTSQIAANSENIRLYDVLARMDGSTVKGASTIALRSRPSFGASLALDRLNADAYLASPVSVQPVPSSVTSSSTTAEPTSVKQAPVSASPFKALKLLKEFDANLNLTAGQITYQKQNVKNVVLNATIYNGGVEIQKASVGSLAGVSIAASGALKPDENGLNADNLSVSASGKSFVGAARMFGAGQVLNWKKIGPLSAKATLNGNLLAPDVDLHLNGLGTSVIVAGQVDALPVPKGEASVNLQIADLSKLTRGLGLSYQPSARVGGIDLNSDVIFDLSQVSLKNITGQVGPTSVSGDMLYKQGTKPYVNMALKMGQLRLDPFMAKQTSVPQNRSVAHNNRPSSTSTVPRSTNLSSRWSQEPIDLSMLSSVDADIHLKIAALLRKKMKAENLEIKAQQKEGVLVIEQARGDVFGGEISATSKIVGQQQAQIETQLKARGIKLKQFLTQTGSKTQADGGVSGTAHLSTVGISEFDLVSNLKGQADLALQKVSVGGKGKQGSPLDILNLLAVLSGTNPAKGLADVNAKVDITQGVARLRQAVLSSKIANGSATGSVDLPRWFVDVSGQLKMQQNALVGLIAQQAKMKQDYPFSIKGQLDVPNVKLDTGGVSSGGGLIIPLPDNLEQKGYGTLIRGLLGKGGVKTSAPQQETPPIQPPASGGTMAPPPPPPSSSQQQNQPPSMEQQLLQGLGDLLRR